One region of Bacillus zhangzhouensis genomic DNA includes:
- a CDS encoding M55 family metallopeptidase: protein MKLYVSVDMEGITGLADHTFVDSRQHNYERGRRIMTGEVNACVEALVQHGATCILVNDSHSKMNNLLIEELHEEAVLISGDVKPYSMVQGLDQTYDAAVFLGYHARASMKGVMSHSMIFGVRHFYINDHPIGEMGFNAYVAGYYGVPVILVCGDNQAALEAEKLLPGVKTVAVKETISRSAVKCLPPAKVNKQISQQVEAAMKQIDQMTPLTPPDQPLLKIEFANYGQAEWANLMPGTAIIEGTTMVTYQADNILEAYQAMLVMTELAARTTFC from the coding sequence ATGAAGCTCTATGTATCTGTCGATATGGAGGGGATTACTGGTCTGGCTGATCATACATTTGTTGATTCACGCCAGCACAACTACGAGCGGGGCAGACGCATCATGACGGGTGAAGTGAACGCCTGTGTAGAGGCGCTTGTTCAGCATGGTGCCACCTGCATTTTGGTGAATGACAGTCATTCTAAAATGAATAATCTTTTAATCGAAGAACTGCATGAAGAGGCAGTTCTCATATCAGGTGACGTAAAGCCTTATTCAATGGTGCAAGGATTGGATCAAACCTATGATGCAGCTGTTTTTTTAGGCTATCATGCAAGGGCATCAATGAAAGGTGTGATGTCCCACAGTATGATTTTTGGGGTCAGACATTTTTACATAAATGATCATCCAATTGGTGAAATGGGCTTTAATGCGTATGTTGCAGGCTACTATGGTGTTCCAGTGATTCTGGTTTGCGGGGATAATCAAGCGGCACTTGAGGCAGAAAAGCTGCTGCCTGGTGTGAAAACAGTGGCAGTGAAAGAGACCATATCAAGATCTGCTGTGAAATGCTTACCTCCTGCCAAAGTCAATAAACAAATCTCACAGCAAGTGGAAGCCGCGATGAAACAGATTGATCAAATGACGCCGCTGACGCCCCCTGATCAGCCGCTGCTTAAGATTGAGTTTGCCAATTATGGACAAGCTGAATGGGCGAATTTAATGCCGGGAACTGCCATCATAGAAGGAACAACGATGGTGACGTACCAAGCAGACAATATTTTAGAAGCCTATCAAGCGATGCTTGTCATGACAGAGCTTGCCGCACGTACAACATTTTGTTAA
- a CDS encoding ABC transporter permease, giving the protein MASFLLKRFIAMIATVLTITTLTFILMKVIPGSPFNEERNTNETVQRNLESYYHLDEPLYVQYVIYLKSIVTFDFGPSIKKPSESVNDLLARGFPVSLELGLISILIAVISGILLGVMAALRHNGLIDYIAMTIAVFGISIPNFIFATLLIQQLAVNLKIFPTAMWTSPMHMVLPTIALAVGPMAIIARLTRSSMIEVLSQDYIRTAKAKGLSPFKIVFKHALRNALLPVVTILGTLVASILTGSFVIEKIFAIPGMGKYFVESINNRDYPVIMGTTVFYSIILITLLFIVDVAYRLLDPRIQLHQKGGKA; this is encoded by the coding sequence ATGGCCAGCTTTTTGCTCAAGCGTTTTATTGCGATGATTGCCACGGTCTTAACGATTACGACTTTAACGTTTATTTTAATGAAGGTCATCCCAGGATCGCCTTTCAATGAAGAACGAAATACAAATGAAACCGTCCAGCGAAACCTCGAAAGCTACTATCACTTAGACGAACCACTCTATGTTCAATATGTCATCTATTTAAAATCCATTGTTACCTTTGATTTTGGTCCTTCCATTAAAAAGCCTTCTGAAAGTGTCAATGATCTATTGGCGAGAGGCTTCCCAGTCTCATTAGAACTTGGTCTTATCTCAATATTGATTGCTGTCATCTCTGGCATCCTGCTAGGGGTCATGGCTGCCCTCCGGCATAATGGTTTGATTGATTACATCGCCATGACCATTGCTGTTTTCGGTATATCCATTCCAAACTTTATTTTTGCTACTTTATTAATTCAGCAGCTTGCTGTCAATTTGAAGATCTTTCCTACAGCGATGTGGACAAGTCCAATGCATATGGTGCTGCCTACAATCGCCCTTGCTGTCGGCCCAATGGCCATTATCGCCAGGTTAACGAGGTCAAGCATGATTGAAGTGCTGTCGCAAGACTATATCCGTACTGCCAAAGCAAAAGGACTTTCTCCCTTTAAAATTGTATTTAAACATGCGCTTCGGAATGCACTTTTACCCGTTGTGACCATTCTTGGAACACTTGTCGCAAGTATTTTAACAGGAAGTTTTGTCATTGAAAAAATATTTGCCATTCCTGGAATGGGAAAATACTTTGTCGAGAGTATTAACAACCGTGATTATCCTGTCATCATGGGAACCACTGTTTTTTATAGCATTATTTTAATCACACTTCTCTTCATTGTTGATGTGGCGTATCGACTCCTTGATCCAAGGATACAGCTGCATCAGAAAGGAGGAAAGGCATGA